A single region of the Agromyces sp. Leaf222 genome encodes:
- a CDS encoding carbohydrate ABC transporter permease: MADHEASAHLFTTDRLDEETSMTTQTTAGPQPVATRRTSAPRSRGSRLERRRQRWGWLFVSPFLAVFALFLVFPLFYAFGMSLFTSTLATGTKFTGLGNYAKAFTDPLFLEGLLRVAAFAIVMIPAQLIVALAAALVLDSLTSWLSKLSRLLIFVPYAIPVVIGALMWSFLYSPKFGPSATLFTAVGLPTPDFLASDTVFGSLVNIVTWQWSGYYMVVIYAALRSIDPSIYEAARIDGANGWQTATRIKLPMISSSMVMVITFALIGTLQFFTEPVVLRNIAQGAIDAAYTPNMYAYSLAFSYSQFNYASAIAFSLGALVFAGSYLFLFLTRKQSGLK; encoded by the coding sequence GTGGCCGACCACGAGGCATCCGCCCACCTCTTCACCACCGACCGCCTCGACGAGGAGACGAGCATGACCACCCAGACCACTGCCGGGCCGCAGCCCGTCGCGACGCGCCGCACGTCCGCGCCGCGTTCCCGCGGCTCGCGCCTCGAACGACGCCGCCAACGCTGGGGCTGGCTCTTCGTCTCCCCGTTCCTCGCGGTGTTCGCCCTGTTCCTGGTGTTCCCGCTGTTCTACGCCTTCGGCATGAGCCTGTTCACGTCGACGCTGGCCACCGGCACGAAGTTCACGGGCCTCGGGAACTACGCGAAGGCGTTCACCGACCCGCTCTTCCTCGAGGGGCTGCTGCGCGTCGCCGCGTTCGCGATCGTCATGATCCCGGCGCAGTTGATCGTCGCCCTCGCGGCGGCGCTCGTGCTCGACTCGCTCACGTCGTGGCTGTCGAAGCTCTCGCGGCTGCTCATCTTCGTGCCCTACGCCATCCCGGTCGTCATCGGCGCGCTCATGTGGAGCTTCCTCTACAGCCCGAAGTTCGGCCCGAGCGCGACGCTCTTCACCGCCGTCGGCCTGCCGACGCCCGACTTCCTCGCCTCCGACACCGTCTTCGGCAGCCTCGTGAACATCGTCACGTGGCAGTGGTCGGGCTACTACATGGTCGTCATCTACGCGGCGCTGCGCTCGATCGACCCGTCGATCTACGAGGCCGCCCGCATCGACGGCGCCAACGGATGGCAGACGGCGACCCGCATCAAGCTCCCGATGATCTCGTCGTCGATGGTCATGGTGATCACCTTCGCCCTCATCGGCACGCTGCAGTTCTTCACCGAACCGGTGGTGCTGCGCAACATCGCGCAGGGCGCGATCGACGCGGCCTACACGCCGAACATGTACGCGTACTCGCTGGCCTTCTCGTACAGCCAGTTCAACTACGCCTCGGCGATCGCGTTCTCGCTCGGCGCGCTCGTCTTCGCCGGGTCCTACCTCTTCCTCTTCCTCACCCGCAAGCAGAGCGGACTCAAGTGA
- a CDS encoding carbohydrate ABC transporter permease gives MAIFANDAAPKDALTTVTGVPDHAFRGPRGNRRSGGRRIGSHVFLIILAIYFIVPIWWLFVAATKDTAGLFGSPAFWFDGNFAFFANVAELFTHQGGIYWRWLANSFLYAFAGGIGATILAILAGYGFAKYNFRGRNGVFGVILGSVMVPLTALVIPTFMLLSQYGIINTPWAVILPSLLSPFGVYLMRVYTQDAVPDEMLEAARIDGAGEIRTFFQVALPMLKPAIVTVLLLSVVGTWNNFFLPLAVLTDPQLLPVTVGLNRWTALSNAGAGGEQVWNLITSGAFISVIPLVLSFLFLQRYWQGGLAIGSIK, from the coding sequence ATGGCCATCTTCGCCAACGACGCCGCCCCCAAAGACGCCCTCACCACGGTCACCGGCGTTCCCGACCACGCGTTCCGCGGTCCCCGCGGCAACCGCCGCTCCGGCGGACGCCGCATCGGCTCGCACGTGTTCCTGATCATCCTCGCGATCTACTTCATCGTGCCGATCTGGTGGCTCTTCGTCGCCGCGACGAAGGACACCGCCGGCCTGTTCGGAAGCCCCGCCTTCTGGTTCGACGGCAACTTCGCCTTCTTCGCGAACGTCGCCGAGCTGTTCACCCACCAGGGCGGCATCTACTGGCGCTGGCTCGCCAACTCCTTCCTCTACGCGTTCGCGGGCGGCATCGGCGCGACGATCCTGGCGATCCTCGCCGGGTACGGCTTCGCGAAGTACAACTTCCGCGGACGCAACGGCGTGTTCGGCGTCATCCTCGGCTCGGTCATGGTGCCGCTCACGGCGCTCGTGATTCCGACGTTCATGCTCCTCAGCCAGTACGGCATCATCAACACGCCGTGGGCCGTGATCCTGCCGTCGCTGCTCAGCCCGTTCGGCGTCTACCTCATGCGCGTCTACACGCAGGACGCCGTGCCCGACGAGATGCTCGAGGCGGCCCGCATCGACGGCGCCGGCGAGATCCGCACGTTCTTCCAGGTGGCCCTGCCGATGCTGAAGCCCGCCATCGTGACGGTGCTGCTGCTGTCGGTCGTCGGTACCTGGAACAACTTCTTCCTCCCACTCGCGGTGCTGACCGACCCGCAGCTGCTGCCGGTCACCGTCGGCCTGAACCGGTGGACCGCGCTCTCGAACGCGGGCGCCGGCGGCGAGCAGGTCTGGAACCTCATCACCTCGGGCGCCTTCATCTCGGTGATCCCGCTCGTGCTGTCGTTCCTGTTCCTGCAGCGCTACTGGCAGGGCGGCCTGGCGATCGGCTCCAT
- a CDS encoding ABC transporter substrate-binding protein yields the protein MKSKLLAVGGTVAIAAAALTGCSAGESSATECTNKIVNADATQVSVWAWYPSFEEVVDLFNESHDDVQICWTNAGQGNDEYTKFSTALEAGSGAPDVIMLESEVLSSFSIRDGLVDLTEFGANDVKGDYTEGAWKDVSSGAAVYAIPVDGGPMGMLYRQDILDEYGITAPTTWDEFAAAAQTLKDAGAPGVLADFPTNGRAYNQALFAQAGSVPFEYDNANPTEIGIDVNDEGSKKVNAYWNDLVSKGLVATDDAFTADYNTKLVDGSYAIYVAAAWGPGYLGGLSDADSDAVWRAAPVPQWDPANPVQINWGGSTFAVTSQAKDKEAAAVVAKEVFGTEEAWKIGIEKAALFPLWKPILESDYFRDLEYPFFGGQQINKDVFLDAAAGYTGFTFSPFQNYAYDQLTEQLYAMTQGEKDSDQALDDLQASLEAYAGEQGFTLK from the coding sequence ATGAAGAGCAAGCTCCTCGCCGTCGGCGGCACGGTCGCCATCGCGGCCGCAGCCCTCACCGGCTGCAGCGCAGGCGAATCCTCCGCCACGGAATGCACCAACAAGATCGTGAACGCCGACGCCACCCAGGTGAGTGTCTGGGCCTGGTACCCGTCGTTCGAAGAGGTCGTCGACCTGTTCAACGAGAGCCACGACGACGTCCAGATCTGCTGGACGAACGCAGGCCAGGGCAACGACGAGTACACGAAGTTCTCGACGGCGCTCGAGGCCGGCTCGGGCGCGCCCGACGTCATCATGCTCGAGTCCGAGGTGCTCTCGAGCTTCTCGATCCGCGACGGACTCGTCGACCTCACCGAGTTCGGGGCGAACGACGTGAAGGGCGACTACACCGAGGGCGCATGGAAGGACGTCTCGAGCGGCGCCGCGGTCTACGCGATCCCGGTCGACGGCGGCCCCATGGGCATGCTCTACCGCCAGGACATCCTCGACGAGTACGGCATCACGGCCCCCACCACGTGGGACGAGTTCGCCGCCGCCGCGCAGACGCTGAAGGACGCGGGCGCGCCGGGCGTCCTCGCCGACTTCCCGACCAACGGCCGCGCCTACAACCAGGCGCTCTTCGCCCAGGCCGGCTCCGTGCCGTTCGAGTACGACAACGCGAACCCCACCGAGATCGGCATCGACGTCAACGACGAGGGCTCGAAGAAGGTCAACGCCTACTGGAACGACCTCGTCTCGAAGGGCCTCGTCGCCACCGACGACGCGTTCACGGCCGACTACAACACCAAGCTCGTCGACGGCAGTTACGCCATCTACGTCGCCGCGGCCTGGGGCCCCGGCTACCTCGGCGGCCTCTCGGATGCCGACAGCGACGCCGTGTGGCGCGCCGCGCCGGTTCCCCAGTGGGACCCCGCGAACCCCGTGCAGATCAACTGGGGCGGCTCGACCTTCGCCGTGACCAGCCAGGCGAAGGACAAGGAAGCCGCGGCCGTCGTGGCCAAGGAGGTCTTCGGCACCGAGGAGGCGTGGAAGATCGGCATCGAGAAGGCCGCCCTGTTCCCGCTGTGGAAGCCGATCCTCGAGTCCGACTACTTCCGCGACCTCGAGTACCCGTTCTTCGGCGGTCAGCAGATCAACAAGGACGTCTTCCTCGACGCCGCGGCCGGCTACACCGGCTTCACGTTCAGCCCGTTCCAGAACTACGCGTACGACCAGCTCACCGAGCAGCTCTACGCGATGACGCAGGGCGAGAAGGACTCCGACCAGGCGCTCGACGACCTGCAGGCCTCGCTCGAGGCGTATGCGGGCGAACAGGGCTTCACCCTGAAGTAG